The following proteins are encoded in a genomic region of Jaculus jaculus isolate mJacJac1 chromosome 13, mJacJac1.mat.Y.cur, whole genome shotgun sequence:
- the Myl2 gene encoding myosin regulatory light chain 2, ventricular/cardiac muscle isoform produces the protein MFEQTQIQEFKEAFTIMDQNRDGFIDKNDLRDTFAALGRVNVKNEEIDEMIKEAPGPINFTVFLTMFGEKLKGADPEETILNAFKVFDPEGKGSLKADYVREMLTTQAERFSQEEIDQMFAAFPPDVTGNLDYKNLVHVITHGEEKD, from the exons ATGTTTGAACAGACGCAAATCCAGGAGTTCAAGGAG GCCTTCACCATTATGGACCAGAACAGAGATGGCTTCATTGACAAGAACGACCTGAGGGACACTTTTGCAGCCTTGG GCCGTGTGAATGTGAAAAACGAGGAAATTGACGAAATGATCAAGGAGGCTCCTGGTCCAATTAACTTCACCGTGTTCCTGACGATGTTTGGGGAGAAACTCAAAG GGGCAGATCCCGAGGAAACCATCCTCAACGCGTTCAAGGTGTTTGACCCTGAAGGCAAAGGGTCCCTGAAAGCTGACTA CGTCCGGGAGATGCTGACCACGCAAGCTGAGAGGTTCTCCCAGGAGGAG ATCGACCAGATGTTCGCGGCCTTCCCCCCTGATGTCACGGGCAACCTAGACTACAAGAACCTCGTGCACGTTATCACTCACGGAGAGGAGAAGGACTGA